The proteins below come from a single Oerskovia jenensis genomic window:
- the phnE gene encoding phosphonate ABC transporter, permease protein PhnE, producing MTATAPTRSPRSPRGGSPARAEGPSPERLAHVVVPTAHRSGRQVTTWVTAGAVLLGLHVLAWQGTGFSISALVGGWEGMARFVGEAFPPDLDWSTVVAPGLQATLVTLWIGLLGTTLSIPLSLLLAVLAARGSTPGSVWYQGSRAILSFFRAVPDVVFALIFVTAVGLGPFAGVLALVVHNTGVMGKLWAEAMEEIDPGPADALRTNGAGRTQVVTHAVLPAVVPQFLGLLLYRFDVNVRSSLVLGLVGAGGIGFLINKSIKLFRFDEMLTYILMVLVLVWVVDRFSSWARARIAI from the coding sequence ATGACCGCCACCGCCCCCACCCGCTCGCCCCGCTCCCCGCGCGGCGGCTCCCCCGCCCGGGCCGAGGGGCCGTCGCCCGAGAGGCTCGCGCACGTCGTCGTGCCCACGGCCCACCGCTCGGGCCGGCAGGTCACGACCTGGGTCACCGCGGGCGCGGTGCTGCTCGGTCTGCACGTCCTCGCCTGGCAGGGCACGGGCTTCTCGATCAGCGCGCTCGTGGGCGGCTGGGAGGGCATGGCCCGGTTCGTCGGCGAGGCGTTCCCGCCCGACCTCGACTGGTCGACCGTCGTGGCCCCCGGGCTGCAGGCCACGCTCGTGACGCTGTGGATCGGGCTGCTCGGGACCACGCTGTCGATCCCGCTCTCGCTCCTGCTCGCGGTGCTCGCCGCGCGGGGCAGCACGCCGGGGTCGGTCTGGTACCAGGGGTCGCGCGCGATCCTGTCGTTCTTCCGCGCCGTGCCCGACGTCGTGTTCGCCCTGATCTTCGTGACCGCCGTGGGGCTCGGACCGTTCGCGGGGGTGCTCGCGCTCGTCGTCCACAACACGGGCGTCATGGGCAAGCTCTGGGCCGAGGCCATGGAGGAGATCGACCCGGGGCCGGCCGACGCGCTGCGCACCAACGGCGCGGGCCGCACCCAGGTCGTCACGCACGCCGTGCTGCCCGCGGTCGTGCCGCAGTTCCTGGGGCTGCTGCTCTACCGGTTCGACGTCAACGTGCGGTCCTCGCTCGTGCTCGGGCTCGTGGGCGCGGGCGGGATCGGGTTCCTCATCAACAAGTCGATCAAGCTGTTCCGGTTCGACGAGATGCTGACCTACATCCTCATGGTCCTCGTGCTGGTGTGGGTAGTGGACCGCTTCTCGTCATGGGCAAGGGCAAGGATCGCGATCTGA
- a CDS encoding phosphonate ABC transporter ATP-binding protein, producing the protein MASHHGALAPGSPGLPGGPGGSAGPVTAEGVLHLPDGVRSPGLHLRDLRVQFNTRSEAGENVLRSAVDGMDLDVAAGELVAILGANGCGKSTTLKSVIGLAPVTSGEVWVDGEQVLPHHRTSAAEQHEARRRVAMIFQQVNLVRRRTVLDNVCAGALGRLPLRRSLVASLFPRDLRAEAMLCLDRVGLADRALDRVGQLSGGQQQRVAVARALCQRASILLADEPTSALDPAASTQVMELLATLAHDEGLAVVAVLHDPELAREHADRLVGMVAGRERLNGAPDAVTRDAVEHLYSAETATATVTRTTTGTRIPA; encoded by the coding sequence ATGGCTTCACACCACGGCGCGCTCGCGCCGGGCTCGCCGGGGCTGCCCGGCGGGCCGGGCGGCTCGGCCGGCCCCGTCACGGCCGAGGGCGTCCTGCACCTGCCCGACGGCGTCCGCTCGCCCGGCCTGCACCTCCGGGACCTGCGGGTCCAGTTCAACACCCGCTCCGAAGCGGGCGAGAACGTGCTGCGCAGCGCGGTCGACGGCATGGACCTCGACGTCGCGGCGGGCGAGCTCGTGGCGATCCTCGGCGCGAACGGGTGCGGCAAGTCGACGACGCTCAAGTCGGTGATCGGGCTCGCGCCCGTGACGTCGGGCGAGGTGTGGGTCGACGGTGAGCAGGTTCTCCCCCACCACCGGACCTCGGCGGCGGAGCAGCACGAGGCCAGGCGCCGGGTCGCGATGATCTTCCAGCAGGTCAACCTCGTGCGGCGACGCACGGTGCTCGACAACGTGTGCGCCGGCGCGCTCGGGCGGCTGCCGCTGCGCCGGTCCCTCGTCGCGTCGCTCTTCCCCCGCGACCTGCGCGCCGAGGCCATGCTGTGCCTCGACCGCGTCGGCCTCGCCGACCGCGCGCTCGACCGGGTCGGCCAGCTCTCGGGCGGTCAGCAGCAACGCGTGGCCGTCGCCCGGGCCCTGTGCCAGCGGGCGAGCATCCTGCTGGCCGACGAGCCCACGTCGGCGCTCGACCCCGCGGCCTCGACCCAGGTCATGGAGCTGCTCGCGACCCTCGCGCACGACGAGGGTCTCGCGGTCGTCGCCGTCCTCCACGACCCCGAGCTCGCGCGCGAGCACGCCGACCGCCTCGTCGGGATGGTCGCGGGCCGCGAGCGCCTCAACGGTGCGCCGGACGCGGTGACGCGCGACGCCGTCGAGCACCTGTACTCGGCCGAGACGGCGACCGCGACCGTCACCCGGACGACCACCGGAACGAGGATCCCCGCATGA
- a CDS encoding phosphate/phosphite/phosphonate ABC transporter substrate-binding protein, whose protein sequence is MHRSRTGQATSVLAAALLLGTLSACSTGTADAGTSTDGAESTTCPNGAIRFGIEPYEDPAKLEPAYQHLADALSEKLDCPVELTIVEDYSAEVLAMENGKLELAQFGPLGFVFASERADAEPLASFGLADGSLSSYTAGIWVPVDSPIQSIEDLPGHSLALGSTGSTSGDALPRFAILDAGLTESDVEITYAGGHPEALLALTNGQVDAAQINSQTLATAEREGTFDSSTFRQVWESDPIPNDPITVAGSQSQEFKDAVREALLTLDTADVEAIGAFLDVDPAGPLVEVDVDTYKPLFDLATTLGLTSDDV, encoded by the coding sequence ATGCACCGCAGCCGCACCGGCCAGGCCACCTCCGTCCTCGCCGCCGCACTGCTCCTCGGCACGCTCAGCGCCTGCTCGACCGGCACCGCCGACGCGGGGACCAGCACCGACGGTGCCGAGTCCACGACGTGCCCGAACGGCGCGATCCGCTTCGGCATCGAGCCCTACGAGGACCCCGCCAAGCTCGAGCCCGCCTACCAGCACCTCGCCGACGCGCTGTCCGAGAAGCTCGACTGCCCCGTCGAGCTCACGATCGTCGAGGACTACTCGGCCGAGGTCCTCGCCATGGAGAACGGCAAGCTCGAGCTCGCCCAGTTCGGCCCGCTCGGCTTCGTGTTCGCGAGCGAGCGCGCCGACGCCGAGCCCCTCGCCTCGTTCGGCCTCGCCGACGGCTCGCTCTCGAGCTACACCGCGGGCATCTGGGTGCCGGTCGACTCCCCGATCCAGAGCATCGAGGACCTGCCGGGTCACTCGCTCGCGCTCGGCTCGACCGGCTCGACGTCGGGCGACGCCCTGCCTCGCTTCGCGATCCTCGACGCGGGTCTCACCGAGTCCGACGTCGAGATCACCTACGCGGGCGGCCACCCCGAGGCGCTGCTCGCCCTGACCAACGGCCAGGTCGACGCCGCGCAGATCAACTCCCAGACGCTCGCGACCGCCGAGCGCGAGGGCACGTTCGACTCCTCGACGTTCCGCCAGGTCTGGGAGTCCGACCCCATCCCGAACGACCCCATCACGGTCGCCGGCTCGCAGAGCCAGGAGTTCAAGGACGCCGTGCGCGAGGCCCTCCTCACGCTCGACACGGCCGACGTCGAGGCCATCGGCGCGTTCCTCGACGTCGACCCGGCGGGTCCGCTCGTCGAGGTCGACGTCGACACGTACAAGCCGCTGTTCGACCTCGCCACGACGCTCGGGCTCACGTCCGACGACGTCTGA
- a CDS encoding TIGR03364 family FAD-dependent oxidoreductase, with the protein MSSTPSPSRATSTGTAGPRTAGPRPAGPSAAPRAGGSPSVASSTRPTSHPGTRSPSTGNDLPARVDLVVVGAGIVGLAHAVEAVGRGLSVLVVERDDRAVGASVRNFGHGCFTAQDGTALTYAFTARERWIQLAKEADFWLRESGTVVVARADDERQVLEDFAHGRDGHVRLLDRDQVLDRVPGDPAEVVGGAFLSQDIRVDPREAVPAIARWYAEQRGAHLAWSTTVQGFEAGSGVTLVRTSRGDVVATKVILAVGHDVDRFFPDTAAAAGLQRCTLQMLRVDAPGGAAGGPREIDPAIFTGTSLLRYDGFRHSPATAAVRERLTAQHPALIDAAVNLMVTQRPDGTLTLGDTHAYATTPGPFHPESLDELLLTEAARLFGAGPLTVRERWQGVYASAPAPFLDVTPMPGVRAVSVTSGIGMTTALGLAPRVLDSFL; encoded by the coding sequence GTGAGCAGCACACCATCGCCGTCCCGGGCCACCTCGACCGGCACCGCCGGCCCCCGTACCGCCGGCCCTCGTCCCGCAGGCCCCAGCGCCGCCCCCCGCGCCGGGGGCAGCCCGTCCGTCGCGTCGTCCACGCGGCCGACGAGCCACCCCGGCACGCGCAGTCCGTCCACCGGGAACGACCTCCCCGCCCGCGTCGACCTCGTCGTCGTCGGCGCCGGCATCGTCGGCCTCGCGCACGCCGTCGAGGCCGTCGGGCGGGGCCTGTCCGTCCTCGTGGTCGAGCGTGACGACCGCGCGGTCGGCGCCTCGGTGCGCAACTTCGGGCACGGGTGCTTCACCGCGCAGGACGGCACGGCCCTCACCTACGCCTTCACGGCCCGCGAACGCTGGATCCAGCTCGCCAAGGAGGCCGACTTCTGGCTGCGCGAGTCCGGGACCGTCGTCGTGGCCCGCGCCGACGACGAGCGGCAGGTCCTCGAGGACTTCGCCCACGGCCGCGACGGCCACGTCCGGCTGCTCGACCGCGACCAGGTCCTCGACCGCGTCCCGGGCGACCCCGCCGAGGTCGTCGGCGGCGCGTTCCTGTCCCAGGACATCCGGGTCGACCCCCGGGAGGCCGTCCCCGCGATCGCCCGCTGGTACGCCGAGCAGCGCGGCGCGCACCTCGCCTGGTCCACCACGGTCCAGGGCTTCGAGGCCGGCAGCGGCGTGACCCTCGTACGCACCTCCCGGGGCGACGTCGTGGCGACCAAGGTGATCCTCGCCGTCGGGCACGACGTGGACCGGTTCTTCCCCGACACCGCCGCCGCCGCGGGCCTCCAGCGCTGCACGCTCCAGATGCTGCGCGTCGACGCTCCCGGGGGCGCAGCCGGCGGTCCCCGCGAGATCGACCCCGCGATCTTCACGGGCACCTCGCTGCTCCGCTACGACGGCTTCCGTCACTCCCCTGCGACCGCCGCCGTCCGCGAGCGCCTCACGGCCCAGCACCCCGCCCTGATCGACGCCGCGGTGAACCTCATGGTCACCCAGCGCCCCGACGGGACGCTCACGCTCGGCGACACGCACGCCTACGCGACGACGCCCGGGCCGTTCCACCCCGAGTCCCTCGACGAGCTCCTGCTCACCGAGGCCGCGCGGCTCTTCGGCGCGGGCCCCCTCACGGTCCGCGAGCGCTGGCAGGGCGTCTACGCCTCCGCGCCCGCGCCGTTCCTCGACGTCACGCCCATGCCGGGCGTGCGCGCCGTGTCGGTCACGTCCGGCATCGGCATGACCACCGCGCTCGGGCTCGCCCCGCGCGTGCTCGACAGCTTCCTCTGA
- a CDS encoding GntR family transcriptional regulator: MAPSSSSPHAAPQPGAGVPSRPPHAARSAPAAPAAHPPHGPLHQHVLGELRRRIVSGTYAIGDSLPSESALCAEFSISRGTVRQALGTLRSEGLIGGGQGRPPVVRSRAVPQPFETFLSFSRWAAGVGRVPGQRTVEVARRGVHGVAADALGLEEGTPVVEVLRLRLLDGVPAMVERDTFIEPVGRLIFEFDPDTGSIYDHLISRGADLHAARHVIDAVAADETDADLLEVAVGAPLLRERRTTRNAAGVPVEYADDRYLPELAAFTIDNTQDTSLSMVRFPTASAAAASLVSPPAGGADTAPSADNTAGTADTDPNQEPSA, encoded by the coding sequence ATGGCACCGTCCTCGTCGTCCCCGCACGCCGCCCCGCAGCCCGGGGCGGGCGTCCCGTCCCGTCCGCCGCACGCGGCCCGGTCGGCCCCCGCTGCCCCCGCCGCCCACCCGCCTCACGGCCCGCTGCACCAGCACGTGCTGGGTGAGCTGCGCCGTCGGATCGTGTCCGGCACCTACGCGATCGGAGACTCCCTGCCGTCCGAGTCCGCGCTGTGCGCCGAGTTCTCGATCTCGCGCGGCACGGTCCGCCAGGCGCTCGGGACCCTGCGCAGCGAGGGGCTCATCGGCGGGGGGCAGGGGCGCCCGCCGGTCGTGCGCTCGCGCGCGGTCCCGCAGCCCTTCGAGACGTTCCTGTCGTTCAGCCGGTGGGCCGCCGGGGTGGGTCGCGTGCCCGGTCAGCGGACCGTCGAGGTCGCGCGCCGCGGCGTGCACGGCGTCGCGGCCGACGCACTGGGGCTCGAGGAGGGCACGCCCGTGGTCGAGGTCCTGCGCCTGCGGCTGCTCGACGGCGTCCCCGCGATGGTCGAGCGCGACACGTTCATCGAGCCCGTGGGGCGCCTCATCTTCGAGTTCGACCCGGACACGGGGTCGATCTACGACCACCTCATCTCGCGCGGCGCGGACCTGCACGCCGCCCGCCACGTGATCGACGCGGTCGCGGCCGACGAGACCGACGCCGACCTGCTCGAGGTCGCCGTGGGCGCCCCTCTGCTGCGCGAGCGCCGCACCACGCGCAACGCCGCGGGCGTCCCGGTCGAGTACGCCGACGACCGCTACCTGCCCGAGCTCGCGGCCTTCACGATCGACAACACCCAGGACACGTCGCTCTCGATGGTCCGCTTCCCGACGGCGTCGGCCGCAGCGGCGTCGCTCGTGTCGCCCCCGGCCGGTGGGGCAGACACGGCTCCCTCCGCCGACAACACTGCCGGCACCGCCGACACCGACCCGAACCAGGAGCCCTCCGCATGA
- a CDS encoding HAD family hydrolase encodes MTSTTSTASTSTTTARPPLAIELVALDIAGTTVEEGGAVYDALHTAVLEHGSGATSSDIQHWMGAEKRAAITALLAIGVSEPASALAHAGSDRRSGAPGAPGPGEATVDAAFARFTALLREAYLLNPPTPIPGAPEAFAALRAAGVKVALTTGFTREVTRGILDVLGWTVASGPEQWLSPEVTLDAVTCADEVPLGRPAPYMVHRDMERTGVLDVARVLVAGDTVLDLRSGVNARAGAVVGVLTGKLGARDLGRERHDFLLDSVADLPELVASLNA; translated from the coding sequence ATGACCAGCACGACCAGCACGGCCAGCACGTCCACGACCACCGCCCGCCCGCCCCTCGCGATCGAGCTCGTCGCGCTCGACATCGCGGGCACGACCGTCGAGGAGGGCGGCGCGGTCTACGACGCGCTGCACACGGCGGTCCTCGAGCACGGGAGCGGTGCGACGTCGTCGGACATCCAGCACTGGATGGGGGCCGAGAAGCGCGCGGCGATCACCGCCCTGCTCGCGATCGGCGTGTCAGAACCAGCGAGTGCCCTGGCCCACGCTGGTTCTGACAGGAGATCCGGTGCGCCCGGCGCACCCGGGCCCGGCGAGGCGACGGTCGACGCCGCGTTCGCGCGCTTCACCGCGCTCCTCCGCGAGGCGTACCTCCTGAACCCCCCGACCCCGATCCCGGGCGCGCCCGAGGCCTTCGCGGCCCTGCGCGCCGCGGGCGTCAAGGTCGCGCTGACCACGGGCTTCACGCGCGAGGTGACCCGGGGGATCCTCGACGTGCTCGGCTGGACCGTCGCGTCCGGCCCCGAGCAGTGGCTCTCGCCCGAGGTCACGCTCGACGCCGTGACGTGTGCCGACGAGGTGCCGCTGGGGCGCCCGGCGCCCTACATGGTCCACCGGGACATGGAGCGCACGGGCGTGCTCGACGTCGCGCGCGTCCTCGTCGCGGGCGACACCGTGCTCGACCTGCGGTCGGGGGTCAACGCGCGCGCCGGGGCGGTCGTCGGGGTGCTCACGGGCAAGCTGGGCGCGAGGGACCTGGGCCGCGAGCGCCACGACTTCCTGCTCGACTCGGTAGCGGACCTGCCGGAGCTCGTGGCGAGCCTCAACGCCTGA
- a CDS encoding S9 family peptidase translates to MSPDGRRLVTSVSTLDAKRTAYVSALWEVDPTGQAPARRLTRSTKGESGAAFTAEGDLLFTSARPDSDASASTEGDPVSALWLLPATGGEARIVASAPAGVSAPLVARSAPVLSLAADVLPSARDLAHDAELRTARKDKKVAAILHTGYPVRYWDHDLGPSEQHRFIADLSHLTDEPARPLPAAPASETASATGAAAAPVDPDATDPASPDLPAGRLELRDVTSAVGRGLREHSADLSADGTTLVTTWSVAGPGASERSILVAIDTATGERRTLVDEPGADANSPVISPDGAWVVFVRDTLTTPQDAPVQSLAVVPLRAGDGSDGDPGDGGANHGLRSLAASWDRWPTSVAWLPDGSGLLVTADDDGRGPVFHVAFTPDGAGDDGTVSRLTSDDATFTDVRVAPDASAAYAQRTSYLEPSHPVRIELADFLAAPAGERTPLAATALRGPVESPDLPGTLTEIETAASDDVRVRGWLALPHGASAENPAPLLLWIHGGPLGSWNAWSWRWNPWILVAQGYAVLLPDPALSTGYGQDFVQRGWGSWGAAPYTDLLAITDAAEALPEIDETRTAAMGGSFGGYMANWVAGHTDRFKAIVTHASLWALDQFGPTTDASYYWQREMTPEMAAEHSPHRYVADIVTPMLVIHGDKDYRVPIGEGLRLWYELLSASGLPAAADGSTDHRFLYFPDENHWVLQPQHSIVWYQVVQAFLAERVLGVAPGEGAARLPTTLG, encoded by the coding sequence ATGTCCCCCGACGGGCGTCGCCTGGTGACGAGCGTCTCGACGCTCGACGCCAAGCGCACGGCCTACGTCTCGGCGCTGTGGGAGGTCGACCCGACGGGTCAGGCGCCTGCCCGCCGCCTGACGCGCAGCACCAAGGGGGAGTCGGGTGCCGCGTTCACGGCCGAGGGGGACCTGCTCTTCACGTCCGCGCGCCCCGACAGCGACGCGTCGGCCTCGACCGAGGGCGACCCGGTCTCGGCCCTGTGGCTCCTGCCCGCGACGGGCGGTGAGGCACGCATCGTCGCGTCGGCCCCCGCGGGCGTCTCGGCCCCGCTCGTCGCACGCAGCGCCCCCGTCCTGTCGCTCGCAGCCGACGTCCTGCCGAGCGCGCGCGACCTCGCGCACGACGCCGAGCTCCGCACGGCCCGCAAGGACAAGAAGGTCGCCGCGATCCTCCACACGGGCTACCCCGTGCGGTACTGGGACCACGACCTGGGCCCGTCCGAGCAGCACCGGTTCATCGCCGACCTGTCGCACCTGACCGACGAGCCGGCCCGCCCGCTCCCGGCGGCGCCGGCCAGCGAGACGGCGTCGGCCACGGGCGCCGCCGCGGCGCCCGTCGACCCCGACGCGACCGACCCCGCCTCACCCGACCTCCCCGCGGGGCGCCTCGAGCTGCGGGACGTGACCTCCGCCGTCGGGCGTGGGCTGCGTGAGCACTCCGCGGACCTGTCCGCGGACGGCACCACGCTCGTCACGACCTGGTCCGTCGCGGGACCGGGAGCCTCGGAGCGGTCGATCCTCGTCGCGATCGACACCGCGACCGGCGAGCGTCGCACGCTCGTCGACGAGCCCGGCGCCGACGCGAACTCACCCGTGATCTCTCCCGACGGCGCGTGGGTCGTGTTCGTGCGCGACACGCTCACGACGCCGCAGGACGCACCTGTGCAGAGCCTCGCGGTGGTCCCGCTGCGCGCGGGCGACGGGTCGGACGGCGACCCCGGCGACGGCGGCGCGAACCACGGTCTGCGCTCGCTCGCCGCGAGCTGGGACCGCTGGCCCACGTCGGTCGCGTGGCTGCCGGACGGCTCGGGCCTGCTCGTGACCGCCGACGACGACGGCCGCGGCCCGGTCTTCCACGTCGCCTTCACGCCCGACGGGGCGGGCGACGACGGCACGGTGTCGCGCCTGACCTCGGACGACGCGACGTTCACCGACGTCCGCGTCGCGCCCGACGCCTCGGCCGCGTACGCCCAGCGCACGAGCTACCTCGAGCCCTCGCACCCCGTGCGGATCGAGCTCGCGGACTTCCTCGCGGCCCCTGCCGGTGAGCGCACGCCGCTCGCGGCGACCGCGCTGCGCGGCCCCGTCGAGAGCCCCGACCTGCCCGGCACGCTCACCGAGATCGAGACCGCGGCGTCGGACGACGTGCGCGTCCGCGGCTGGCTGGCCCTGCCGCACGGCGCGAGCGCGGAGAACCCCGCGCCGCTGCTGCTGTGGATCCACGGCGGGCCGCTCGGTTCGTGGAACGCGTGGAGCTGGCGCTGGAACCCGTGGATCCTCGTGGCCCAGGGCTACGCGGTGCTGCTGCCCGACCCCGCGCTGTCGACGGGCTACGGCCAGGACTTCGTGCAGCGCGGGTGGGGCTCGTGGGGCGCGGCCCCGTACACGGACCTGCTCGCGATCACCGACGCCGCGGAGGCCCTGCCGGAGATCGACGAGACCCGGACGGCCGCGATGGGCGGCTCGTTCGGCGGGTACATGGCGAACTGGGTCGCGGGCCACACGGACCGGTTCAAGGCCATCGTGACGCACGCGAGCCTGTGGGCCCTGGACCAGTTCGGCCCCACGACCGACGCGTCCTACTACTGGCAGCGCGAGATGACGCCCGAGATGGCGGCCGAGCACTCCCCGCACCGCTACGTCGCGGACATCGTCACGCCCATGCTCGTGATCCACGGCGACAAGGACTACCGCGTCCCGATCGGCGAGGGCCTGCGCCTCTGGTACGAGCTGCTCTCGGCGTCGGGCCTGCCCGCCGCGGCCGACGGCAGCACCGACCACCGCTTCCTGTACTTCCCCGACGAGAACCACTGGGTGCTCCAGCCGCAGCACTCGATCGTCTGGTACCAGGTCGTGCAGGCGTTCCTCGCGGAGCGTGTGCTGGGCGTCGCCCCGGGCGAGGGTGCGGCCCGGCTCCCGACGACGCTGGGCTGA